One window from the genome of Synergistaceae bacterium encodes:
- a CDS encoding ABC transporter permease, whose product MNEAKKADSDSSEDFTLVGAGYKSHEVVVERQGFWRGLRLSQKPVFSVLIFSMILLGCLFSESLANHDPGQFYLSNISQPPNREFFFGTDSLGRDIYSIIWRGGRASLLIGLLAAGVSTVIGVTWGCVAGMSSKTLDNAMMRAVELAQSIPVLLTVLLIVSIMGEQNVLSISLVIGVTSWFTLSRIVRGEVRQIRGSEYVLAARCMGASFWHIMRRHLIPNFVSAILFVVISGVSQSMTMESTLSFLGFGLPVGTLSWGSMLALADRALLLNTWWVIVIPGLFLVVTLLCITGTGNYFRREINKRPGNL is encoded by the coding sequence GTGAACGAGGCAAAAAAAGCGGACTCCGACAGCAGCGAAGATTTCACTCTGGTCGGGGCGGGATACAAATCTCACGAAGTCGTCGTTGAACGTCAGGGATTCTGGCGTGGCCTTCGACTATCGCAAAAGCCCGTATTTTCAGTCCTTATTTTTTCCATGATTCTTCTGGGCTGTCTTTTTTCGGAGAGCCTCGCCAACCATGACCCCGGGCAATTCTACCTCTCCAATATTTCCCAGCCGCCCAACAGGGAATTTTTCTTTGGAACGGACTCCCTGGGCAGGGACATTTACTCGATTATCTGGCGCGGGGGGCGAGCGTCGCTTCTTATCGGGCTTCTGGCCGCCGGCGTGTCCACCGTCATCGGCGTCACCTGGGGCTGCGTCGCCGGCATGTCCTCGAAAACCCTGGACAACGCGATGATGCGGGCCGTGGAGCTGGCGCAGAGCATTCCGGTCCTCCTCACCGTCCTTCTGATCGTGTCCATCATGGGCGAGCAAAACGTTCTTTCGATTTCTCTTGTCATCGGCGTCACCTCCTGGTTCACCCTGTCGAGGATCGTGCGCGGCGAGGTCCGGCAGATACGCGGCAGCGAGTACGTCCTGGCCGCAAGGTGCATGGGGGCGAGTTTCTGGCACATCATGCGCAGACATCTGATTCCCAATTTTGTGTCGGCCATCCTGTTCGTGGTGATTTCCGGCGTCAGCCAGAGCATGACGATGGAATCGACCCTCAGTTTCCTGGGGTTCGGACTGCCCGTGGGCACGCTCTCCTGGGGCAGTATGCTGGCCCTGGCGGATCGCGCTCTCCTGCTCAACACCTGGTGGGTCATCGTCATTCCCGGCCTGTTCCTGGTCGTGACCCTGCTCTGCATAACCGGAACAGGCAATTATTTTCGTCGTGAAATCAACAAGCGCCCCGGCAATTTATAG
- a CDS encoding ABC transporter permease has product MNSAVQTGKIAVCSRTIRTPRRQWTSFCPAMTYIGKKALMFLLMMFLLSTIVFYISRLAPGDPLEAFYGGAVQSMTSEELDAARIRLGLDGSITLQYVRWLDSVMHGDFGMSLRHKRPVMDVVRPLIGNTLILGGTAYVLVFLLATVLALFCARFEDSPADRFICKAGTAIFYVPAFWLGTVLVLVFSVNLKLLPSSGAYDIGRSHDVGNRLRHMILPLTVMVASHLWYYAYMIRNRLLDETRRDYVLLARSKGLGKTRILLAHCLRNVLPTIVNVMAISIPHVLSGTYIAESVFNYPGIGSLAVSSAKYHDYNLLMLMVLITGVLVIVSSLTAQVINEKIDPRMKVRAEVD; this is encoded by the coding sequence ATGAATTCTGCGGTTCAAACGGGAAAAATCGCTGTCTGTTCCAGAACGATCAGGACGCCGAGACGACAGTGGACGTCTTTTTGTCCGGCAATGACCTATATCGGGAAAAAGGCGCTGATGTTCCTCCTCATGATGTTCCTTTTGTCCACCATCGTGTTTTACATCTCGCGCCTCGCTCCCGGAGACCCGCTGGAGGCTTTTTACGGCGGAGCTGTGCAGTCCATGACCTCCGAAGAACTGGACGCGGCGCGGATTCGGCTGGGACTGGACGGCTCCATAACTTTGCAGTACGTCAGGTGGCTTGACAGCGTCATGCACGGCGACTTCGGCATGTCCCTGCGGCACAAACGACCGGTGATGGACGTGGTGCGGCCTCTTATCGGAAATACCCTCATTCTGGGGGGAACGGCGTATGTGCTGGTGTTCCTGCTTGCGACCGTTCTCGCGCTCTTCTGCGCCCGATTCGAAGATTCTCCCGCCGACCGTTTCATCTGTAAAGCGGGTACCGCGATTTTCTACGTTCCGGCCTTCTGGCTGGGGACCGTACTGGTGCTGGTGTTCAGCGTAAACCTGAAGCTGCTGCCCTCCAGCGGAGCCTACGACATTGGCAGGTCGCACGACGTGGGAAACCGCCTGCGCCACATGATTCTGCCTCTCACGGTCATGGTGGCGAGCCATCTCTGGTATTACGCTTACATGATCCGAAACAGGCTGCTGGACGAAACGCGCCGGGACTACGTGCTGCTGGCGCGCTCCAAAGGGCTCGGCAAAACCCGTATCCTCCTCGCCCACTGTCTGCGCAACGTTCTGCCCACCATCGTGAACGTCATGGCGATTTCCATCCCCCATGTGCTCAGTGGAACGTATATCGCCGAGTCGGTTTTCAACTACCCGGGCATCGGCTCTCTGGCGGTATCCAGCGCGAAATATCACGACTACAACCTGCTGATGCTCATGGTGCTCATCACGGGAGTTCTCGTCATCGTCAGCAGTCTGACGGCTCAAGTGATCAACGAAAAAATAGACCCCAGGATGAAGGTCAGAGCGGAGGTCGATTGA